In Mycobacterium sp. JS623, one genomic interval encodes:
- a CDS encoding SRPBCC family protein — protein sequence MSMDRIEKEVVLRAPLARVWQAISNADEFGRWFGVRFDGPFVEGASLTGVITPTTVDDEVARMQEPHAGKSDTWQIVAIEPQRRLAFRWHPYGVETGVDYSQEPTTLVEFTLTETDEGVLLRIVESGFDKIPEERRASAFEANSQGWAKQTELVSKYLALSEKV from the coding sequence ATGAGTATGGATCGAATCGAAAAGGAAGTTGTTCTACGGGCACCGCTTGCCAGGGTGTGGCAGGCGATCAGCAACGCTGACGAGTTTGGCCGGTGGTTCGGAGTCCGGTTCGACGGCCCGTTCGTTGAAGGCGCGTCCCTGACAGGGGTGATCACACCGACGACGGTCGACGACGAGGTGGCCCGCATGCAGGAACCGCACGCGGGCAAGTCCGACACCTGGCAGATCGTCGCTATCGAGCCGCAACGCCGATTGGCCTTCCGGTGGCATCCCTACGGAGTGGAGACCGGCGTCGACTACTCGCAGGAGCCGACCACGCTGGTCGAGTTCACCCTCACCGAGACTGATGAGGGCGTATTGCTGCGCATCGTCGAATCAGGCTTCGACAAGATTCCGGAAGAGCGTCGGGCATCGGCCTTCGAGGCCAACAGCCAGGGTTGGGCCAAGCAGACCGAGCTAGTGAGTAAGTATTTGGCCCTCAGCGAGAAGGTGTGA
- a CDS encoding ArsR/SmtB family transcription factor yields MSKPAAVVAKAPLFDALGDPNRLRIVTRLCDGGPCSTSQVTQVVSVSRQAATKHLLLLEAVGLVSSERNGRERIWRIEPKPLSDASDFLTALSKRWDNAIDRLRAYVEDE; encoded by the coding sequence GTGAGCAAGCCCGCGGCCGTCGTCGCCAAGGCGCCGCTTTTCGACGCGCTCGGCGATCCGAATCGTCTGCGTATCGTCACGCGTCTGTGCGACGGCGGGCCGTGTTCGACGTCGCAAGTCACCCAGGTGGTGTCGGTCAGCAGGCAAGCGGCGACCAAGCATCTGCTGTTGCTGGAGGCGGTGGGCCTGGTGAGCAGCGAACGCAATGGCAGGGAACGCATCTGGCGCATCGAGCCCAAACCGCTCAGCGATGCCAGTGACTTCCTCACAGCACTATCCAAGCGCTGGGACAACGCCATCGACCGATTGCGTGCATACGTCGAGGACGAATAG
- a CDS encoding 4-coumarate--CoA ligase family protein has product MSFASPFPEVDIPSTSVYDFLFGDIADTDLDRVALVDAKSGRETTYREMIGRIAAFAGALAGRGVGVGDVVGLLSPNSSGFAVAFHGILRSGATATTINALFTAKDIAKQLTDSKAKMLVTVTPLLAQAKEAAAAVGMSDADLVVLDGEGHEATGHPNGADLMAKGLPAPEVSFAPSSHLAALPYSSGTTGNPKGVMLTHRNLVANVAQIRPLHGMVSDDAVLAVLPFFHIYGMTVLLNAALHARARLVVMPSFDLGEFLGNIANHKCTIAFIAPPVAVALAKHPLIDEYDLSSLNVVMSGAAPLDADLGHAVTKRLGCRVVQGYGMSELSPVSHITPFDGGEKNMGMVAPLSSVGWTVSNAASKLIHPETGDEIDPPAEGLSETGELWFKGPNVMAGYLGNEQATRETIDDDGWLHTGDLAQVDACGCVYIVDRLKELIKYKGYQVPPAELEAVLLSHPAIADAAVIGVNDAQGEEVPKAFVVKQSGAELTEDEVMEFVAGHVAPYKKVRQVAFIDAIPKSASGKILRKDLRVTT; this is encoded by the coding sequence TTGAGTTTCGCGAGTCCCTTTCCCGAAGTCGATATCCCGTCGACGAGCGTCTACGACTTCCTGTTCGGCGACATCGCCGACACCGACCTCGATCGGGTCGCGCTCGTCGACGCCAAGTCCGGCCGGGAGACCACCTACCGCGAAATGATCGGGCGCATCGCCGCTTTCGCCGGCGCGCTTGCCGGCCGCGGTGTCGGTGTCGGCGATGTCGTCGGCCTGCTGTCGCCGAACAGTTCTGGTTTCGCCGTCGCCTTCCACGGCATCCTGCGGTCGGGCGCGACGGCCACCACCATCAACGCGCTGTTCACCGCCAAGGACATCGCCAAGCAGTTGACCGACTCGAAGGCCAAGATGCTGGTGACGGTCACGCCGCTGCTGGCGCAAGCCAAAGAAGCTGCCGCCGCGGTCGGCATGTCCGACGCCGATCTGGTGGTGCTCGACGGCGAGGGGCACGAGGCGACGGGACATCCGAACGGCGCGGACTTGATGGCGAAGGGACTGCCCGCCCCAGAGGTGAGCTTCGCTCCGTCGTCGCATCTTGCGGCGCTGCCCTACAGCTCCGGCACCACCGGCAACCCCAAGGGCGTGATGCTGACGCACCGCAACTTGGTGGCCAACGTCGCGCAGATCAGGCCGCTGCACGGGATGGTCTCCGACGACGCGGTCCTTGCGGTGCTGCCGTTCTTTCATATCTACGGAATGACGGTGTTGCTGAACGCCGCCCTACACGCCCGAGCGCGGCTGGTGGTCATGCCGAGCTTCGACCTCGGCGAGTTCCTCGGCAACATCGCGAACCACAAATGCACCATCGCGTTCATCGCGCCGCCGGTGGCCGTCGCGCTGGCCAAACATCCACTGATCGACGAGTACGACCTGTCGTCACTGAACGTCGTGATGTCGGGCGCCGCTCCGCTGGACGCCGACCTCGGCCACGCCGTCACCAAGCGGTTGGGTTGTCGGGTGGTGCAGGGCTACGGGATGAGCGAGCTGAGCCCCGTCAGCCACATCACTCCGTTCGACGGCGGCGAGAAGAACATGGGCATGGTCGCCCCGCTGAGCTCTGTCGGATGGACGGTTTCGAACGCGGCTTCCAAGCTGATCCATCCAGAGACCGGCGACGAAATCGACCCTCCCGCAGAGGGTCTCAGCGAGACGGGCGAACTCTGGTTCAAGGGACCGAATGTGATGGCCGGCTATCTCGGCAACGAGCAGGCCACCCGGGAGACCATCGATGACGACGGTTGGTTGCACACAGGGGATTTGGCACAGGTCGACGCCTGCGGCTGTGTGTACATCGTCGACCGGCTCAAGGAGCTGATCAAGTACAAGGGTTACCAGGTGCCGCCCGCCGAGCTCGAGGCTGTGCTGCTATCCCACCCTGCTATCGCCGACGCCGCGGTCATCGGGGTCAATGACGCCCAAGGTGAAGAGGTGCCAAAGGCCTTCGTGGTCAAGCAATCTGGCGCCGAGCTCACCGAGGATGAAGTGATGGAGTTCGTCGCAGGCCATGTCGCCCCGTACAAGAAGGTGCGTCAGGTGGCCTTCATTGACGCGATCCCGAAGTCCGCGTCGGGCAAGATCCTGCGCAAGGATCTACGGGTGACGACCTAG
- a CDS encoding MmcQ/YjbR family DNA-binding protein, with the protein MPHPIMFRDDDLGLAEVRKICLGFPEAFEKISWGRPVFCAPKMFVMYGGSAKTSPGRSAPARRTTDIKGEYVQYPHSILVKVDESDRKALEQDNRFFFPAYMGPFGWLGMDFTARKKVDWDEVRELVDASFRLIAPKKLLKQLDEV; encoded by the coding sequence ATGCCGCACCCGATCATGTTCCGAGACGACGACCTCGGGCTGGCGGAAGTGCGCAAGATCTGCCTGGGCTTCCCGGAGGCCTTCGAGAAGATCTCCTGGGGCAGACCGGTGTTCTGCGCGCCCAAGATGTTCGTGATGTACGGCGGCAGCGCCAAGACATCCCCCGGTCGCTCCGCTCCTGCCCGCCGGACGACAGACATCAAGGGCGAGTACGTGCAGTACCCCCACTCGATCCTGGTCAAGGTCGACGAGAGCGACCGCAAGGCTCTCGAGCAAGACAACCGCTTCTTCTTCCCTGCCTACATGGGCCCGTTCGGCTGGCTGGGGATGGACTTCACGGCGCGAAAGAAGGTCGACTGGGACGAGGTACGCGAACTCGTCGACGCGTCATTCCGGTTGATCGCGCCGAAGAAACTGCTCAAACAACTCGACGAAGTCTGA
- the ligA gene encoding NAD-dependent DNA ligase LigA, which produces MSPKKPETVLAEQADDAPDADLRRRWQELADEVREHQFRYYVRDAPIISDAEFDKLLRELQGLEDNHPELRTPDSPTQLVGGAGFATEFTQAEHLERMLSLDNVFSPDELAAWAARTKAEIGDKAHYLCELKIDGVALALVYRDGRLERAATRGDGRTGEDVTLNARTIDDVPEKLTGSKEFPVPAVLEVRGEVFFRVADFEDLNAGLVAEGKPPFANPRNSAAGSLRQKNPAVTARRKLRMICHGLGHSEGFRPKTLHDAYRALAAWGLPVSEHTARVQGIDAVTEHIAYWGEHRHDVEHEIDGVVVKVDEIALQRRLGSTSRAPRWAIAYKYPPEEATTKLLDIKVNVGRTGRVTPFAFMEPVKVAGSTVSQATLHNASEVKRKGVLIGDTVVIRKAGDVIPEVLGPVVDLRDGSELEFVMPTTCPECGTTLAPAKEGDADIRCPNTRSCPAQLRERVFHVAGRGAFDIEGLGYEAATALLTSGVITDEGDLFTLGSPDLLRTDLFKTKDGNLSANGARLLVNLHEAKSRPLWRVLVALSIRHVGPTAARALATEYGSLDAVMAASQEELSVVEGVGPTIAAAVVEWFTVDWHRAIIDKWRAAGVRMADERDSSVERTLEGMSIVVTGSLTAYSRDDAKEAIVARGGKAASSVSKKTAYVVAGDSPGSKYDKAVELGVPILDEDGFRRLLEHGPDGV; this is translated from the coding sequence GTGAGTCCGAAGAAGCCGGAAACCGTCCTCGCCGAGCAGGCCGACGATGCCCCCGATGCCGACCTTCGCCGCCGTTGGCAAGAACTCGCCGACGAGGTGCGGGAGCATCAGTTCCGGTACTACGTGCGCGACGCGCCGATCATCTCCGACGCGGAGTTCGACAAGCTGTTGCGCGAGCTGCAGGGGCTCGAGGACAACCATCCGGAACTGCGCACCCCTGACTCGCCCACCCAACTCGTCGGCGGTGCGGGGTTTGCCACCGAATTCACCCAGGCCGAGCACCTCGAACGGATGCTGTCGCTGGACAATGTCTTCTCGCCCGATGAGTTGGCCGCCTGGGCCGCCCGCACCAAGGCCGAGATCGGCGACAAGGCGCACTATCTCTGCGAGCTGAAGATCGACGGCGTGGCGCTGGCGCTGGTGTATCGCGACGGCAGGCTGGAACGCGCCGCGACCCGCGGTGACGGCCGCACCGGTGAGGACGTCACGCTCAACGCGCGCACCATCGACGACGTGCCTGAGAAGCTCACCGGGTCCAAGGAGTTTCCGGTACCCGCGGTCCTTGAGGTTCGCGGCGAGGTTTTCTTCCGTGTCGCCGATTTCGAAGACCTCAACGCGGGCCTTGTCGCCGAGGGCAAGCCGCCGTTCGCGAACCCGCGAAACAGTGCGGCGGGCTCGCTGCGACAGAAGAATCCAGCCGTCACTGCTCGCCGCAAGCTGCGGATGATCTGCCACGGCCTCGGCCACTCCGAGGGCTTTCGGCCCAAGACGCTGCACGATGCCTACCGCGCGCTGGCGGCCTGGGGACTGCCGGTGTCCGAACACACCGCTCGTGTGCAGGGCATCGATGCGGTCACCGAACACATCGCGTACTGGGGTGAGCACCGGCACGACGTCGAGCACGAAATCGACGGTGTGGTGGTCAAAGTCGACGAGATCGCGCTGCAGCGCAGGCTCGGCTCGACATCACGGGCACCCCGCTGGGCCATCGCCTACAAATACCCGCCCGAGGAGGCCACCACCAAACTGCTCGACATCAAGGTCAACGTCGGGCGCACCGGTCGCGTCACGCCGTTCGCGTTCATGGAGCCGGTCAAGGTCGCCGGCTCGACGGTCAGCCAGGCCACGCTGCACAACGCGTCCGAGGTCAAGCGCAAGGGTGTGTTGATCGGCGACACCGTCGTCATCCGCAAGGCCGGCGACGTGATCCCCGAGGTGCTGGGTCCCGTCGTCGATCTGCGCGACGGCAGCGAACTCGAATTCGTCATGCCCACAACGTGTCCCGAATGCGGCACCACGCTGGCGCCCGCGAAGGAGGGCGACGCCGACATCCGCTGCCCCAACACCCGATCGTGCCCAGCGCAGCTGCGGGAGAGGGTGTTTCACGTCGCGGGGCGCGGCGCGTTCGACATCGAGGGTCTCGGCTACGAAGCGGCCACCGCGCTTCTGACGTCGGGCGTCATCACCGACGAGGGAGACCTGTTCACCCTCGGCAGCCCCGACCTGTTGCGCACCGATCTGTTCAAAACCAAGGACGGCAACCTGTCGGCCAACGGCGCACGACTGTTGGTGAACCTGCACGAGGCGAAGTCGCGTCCGCTGTGGCGGGTCCTCGTCGCACTGTCGATCCGGCATGTCGGCCCCACCGCTGCGCGCGCGCTGGCCACCGAATACGGCAGCCTCGACGCGGTGATGGCGGCGTCGCAGGAGGAGCTGTCCGTGGTCGAGGGCGTCGGTCCGACCATCGCCGCTGCTGTTGTCGAGTGGTTCACCGTCGACTGGCACCGCGCGATCATCGACAAGTGGCGCGCCGCCGGGGTCCGGATGGCCGACGAGCGCGACAGCAGCGTCGAGCGCACGCTCGAGGGCATGTCGATCGTTGTCACCGGATCGCTCACCGCGTACTCGCGCGACGATGCGAAGGAGGCCATCGTCGCGCGCGGCGGTAAGGCCGCCAGTTCGGTGTCGAAGAAGACCGCCTATGTGGTGGCCGGCGATTCACCGGGCTCGAAGTACGACAAGGCCGTCGAACTCGGCGTGCCGATCCTCGACGAGGACGGCTTTCGCAGGCTGCTCGAACACGGGCCCGACGGAGTCTGA
- a CDS encoding polyamine aminopropyltransferase → MTATDNALKAPTQRSTMRWRALLLTAVSACAACGIVYELALLTLATSLDGGGIVATSLIVAGYVAALGAGGLFVKPLLKRAAITFIAVETLLGIVGGLSAAVLYMTFAYIGGSTVVLAVGTALIGGLVGAEVPLLMTLLQRGRTAGDVDTGRVLANLNAADYLGALVGGLAWPFVVLPQLGMIRGAAATGMINLAAAAVVALFLLRRVVSGRELATALTALALAFALLVVLIIGAGHVEATSRQRLYADPIVAYQHSMYQDIVVTRRGDDMRLYLDGGLQFSTRDEYRYTESLVYPVLGDGARSVLVIGGGDGLADRELLRQSGVDKIVHVELDPAVIELARTTMRTANAGALDNPRIQVVIADAMTWLREPHPDVVPAGGFDAVIVDLPDADNPILGRLYSQEFYTLVTRALAPNGLVVVQSGSPYSTPTAFWRTVSTIRAAGFAVTPYHVDVPTFGDWGFTLGRRGGNAPTPKVPKDAPPLRFLSQPVLDAATVFAGDITPQLLAPSTLENPRIMNDMRTGYR, encoded by the coding sequence ATGACCGCAACAGACAACGCGCTCAAGGCACCTACGCAGAGGTCGACAATGCGTTGGCGCGCACTGCTATTGACTGCCGTCTCGGCGTGCGCGGCGTGCGGCATCGTCTACGAACTCGCGTTGCTCACCCTGGCGACCAGCCTGGACGGCGGCGGCATCGTCGCGACATCGCTGATCGTCGCGGGATACGTCGCGGCACTTGGGGCCGGCGGCCTGTTCGTCAAGCCGTTGCTGAAGCGCGCGGCCATCACCTTCATCGCTGTCGAGACGCTGCTCGGCATCGTCGGCGGATTGTCGGCGGCGGTGTTGTACATGACGTTCGCGTACATCGGCGGGTCGACGGTGGTACTCGCGGTGGGCACGGCACTGATCGGCGGACTGGTCGGCGCCGAAGTGCCGCTGTTGATGACGCTGCTGCAGCGCGGCCGCACCGCGGGCGACGTCGACACCGGACGGGTGCTGGCCAACCTCAACGCGGCAGACTATCTCGGTGCTCTAGTCGGTGGGCTCGCATGGCCTTTCGTGGTACTGCCGCAACTGGGCATGATCCGCGGCGCTGCTGCAACGGGGATGATCAACCTCGCGGCGGCGGCGGTGGTCGCTCTGTTCTTGCTGCGCCGGGTGGTCAGTGGCCGCGAGCTAGCAACGGCGCTGACCGCGCTGGCGCTCGCCTTCGCACTCCTCGTGGTACTGATCATCGGTGCTGGACATGTCGAGGCCACCAGCAGGCAACGGCTTTATGCCGACCCGATCGTGGCCTACCAACACTCCATGTACCAGGACATCGTGGTAACCCGCCGCGGCGACGACATGCGCCTGTACCTCGATGGCGGACTTCAGTTTTCGACGCGTGACGAGTATCGCTACACCGAGAGTCTGGTGTACCCGGTGCTTGGCGACGGAGCGCGCTCGGTGCTGGTGATCGGCGGCGGTGACGGCCTGGCCGACCGCGAACTGCTGCGGCAGTCGGGCGTCGACAAGATCGTCCATGTCGAGCTCGACCCGGCTGTCATCGAACTGGCGCGGACCACCATGCGCACCGCCAACGCGGGCGCACTGGACAACCCGCGCATTCAAGTGGTGATCGCTGATGCGATGACGTGGCTGCGCGAGCCGCACCCGGATGTGGTGCCCGCCGGCGGCTTCGATGCGGTGATTGTCGACCTGCCGGACGCCGATAATCCGATTCTGGGCCGACTTTATTCGCAGGAGTTCTACACGCTCGTCACGCGTGCGCTCGCACCGAACGGTCTGGTCGTGGTGCAGTCCGGCAGCCCCTACTCGACGCCGACGGCGTTCTGGCGCACGGTGTCGACCATCAGGGCGGCAGGTTTCGCGGTCACTCCGTACCACGTCGACGTTCCGACGTTCGGCGACTGGGGTTTCACACTCGGCCGCCGCGGCGGTAACGCGCCGACCCCGAAAGTGCCGAAAGACGCACCGCCGCTGCGCTTTCTGAGTCAACCCGTACTCGACGCCGCGACGGTGTTCGCGGGCGATATAACTCCACAGTTGCTGGCGCCGTCGACGCTGGAGAATCCGCGCATCATGAACGACATGCGCACCGGCTACCGCTGA
- a CDS encoding DUF350 domain-containing protein gives MTTLTRAAVEFGTVDASVLTQSLVSTVLYFLVGIVVLVAGFVMVDVLTPGKLRRQVFVDRRPNAVVITSAMDLSLALVIIAAIRASADQLGQGLLDTLVYGLVGVALQGVALVILEAAVPGRFRGFIDAEEFHPASIAAAVVLLAVGGINAVALS, from the coding sequence ATGACCACACTGACCCGCGCCGCCGTCGAGTTCGGCACCGTCGACGCAAGCGTGCTCACGCAAAGCTTGGTCAGCACGGTGCTGTACTTCCTGGTCGGAATCGTGGTGCTGGTGGCCGGTTTCGTGATGGTGGACGTTCTCACACCGGGCAAGCTGCGGCGGCAGGTGTTCGTCGACCGCCGCCCCAACGCGGTCGTCATCACCTCGGCGATGGACCTGTCGCTGGCACTGGTCATCATCGCCGCCATCAGGGCCAGTGCCGACCAATTGGGACAGGGCCTGCTCGACACCTTGGTATACGGGCTCGTCGGTGTCGCGCTGCAAGGCGTGGCTCTGGTCATCCTCGAAGCGGCGGTACCCGGTCGATTCCGCGGCTTCATCGACGCCGAGGAATTCCATCCCGCCTCGATCGCGGCAGCGGTGGTCCTGCTCGCCGTCGGAGGAATCAACGCAGTCGCGCTGTCATGA
- a CDS encoding DUF4247 domain-containing protein: MRRIHFFLLSGALTVAAAVCLYFGVTLLPDIGSYVGSNYQRYAGSGDTTRYACSGKPADVADDLAEAQDPDAQASDGKTTYLRYDDNIVAVGPDGNRPCSIRVEGLGGGYNHGSYVFLGPGFYPGSPASGSSGSPGGPDGTK, encoded by the coding sequence ATGAGGCGCATCCACTTCTTCCTGTTGTCGGGCGCTCTGACTGTCGCTGCAGCGGTCTGTCTGTACTTCGGCGTCACGTTGCTGCCCGACATCGGTTCGTACGTCGGCAGTAACTACCAGCGGTATGCCGGCAGCGGAGACACCACGCGCTATGCGTGTTCCGGTAAACCGGCCGACGTCGCCGACGACCTCGCCGAAGCACAGGACCCCGACGCGCAGGCCAGCGACGGCAAGACCACCTACCTGCGCTACGACGACAACATCGTCGCGGTGGGCCCAGACGGCAACCGCCCCTGCAGTATTCGCGTCGAAGGGCTCGGCGGTGGATACAACCACGGCTCTTACGTGTTCCTCGGCCCCGGCTTCTATCCGGGTTCACCTGCCAGCGGTTCCAGCGGCAGCCCGGGCGGACCCGACGGAACCAAGTGA
- a CDS encoding DUF2617 family protein, with translation MPLHQLSVLPADVAGARLGLALNAPAPAPLASHRLTHPDAGTLVLGILGASHVISVEHATSPFSEEISCTANQRGGVLPEHVDAPGYHLTSHTADLTEARFRALAEWLREQCHSESGWLGGTFPGDDAALTAISASADGTGWHWHTWHLYPASSGGTVVHTESRWRP, from the coding sequence GTGCCCCTCCACCAACTTTCGGTGCTGCCTGCCGACGTCGCGGGTGCCCGGCTGGGTCTTGCCTTGAACGCACCAGCGCCGGCACCGCTGGCCAGCCACCGACTCACCCACCCCGACGCGGGCACGTTGGTACTCGGAATCCTCGGCGCTTCCCATGTGATCAGCGTCGAGCATGCGACATCGCCCTTCTCCGAAGAGATTTCGTGCACAGCTAACCAACGCGGAGGGGTTCTGCCTGAGCATGTCGATGCACCCGGTTACCACCTGACGTCACACACCGCCGACCTCACCGAAGCCCGCTTCCGCGCTCTCGCCGAATGGTTACGCGAGCAATGCCATTCTGAATCCGGTTGGCTGGGCGGCACTTTCCCCGGCGACGACGCCGCGCTGACGGCGATCTCGGCATCTGCCGACGGCACCGGCTGGCATTGGCACACCTGGCATCTGTACCCCGCATCGTCAGGCGGCACCGTGGTCCACACCGAAAGCCGATGGCGACCATGA
- a CDS encoding DUF4178 domain-containing protein, producing MQTVLLVAAIALFVAAIVVLVIGLRRPRTPKSQPSRQDPLKFGQMPQFGPRQLGPGAIVSYGGIDYVVRGSVTYHEGPFVWWEHLIEGGTGEPIWFSVEEDEGRLELAMWTARKDLQLQPGGEHTVDGTRFRESERGHASYTSEGTTGLPAGGEMDFVDYANDGETALLSFERWAPNMPWEVSIGTPVSEGQLTVYPAPPPPPSA from the coding sequence GTGCAGACTGTGCTCCTGGTGGCGGCGATTGCGCTTTTCGTCGCGGCAATTGTCGTGCTCGTCATCGGTTTGCGGAGACCTCGGACACCGAAATCACAGCCCTCGCGCCAGGATCCACTCAAATTCGGGCAGATGCCTCAGTTCGGTCCGCGCCAACTCGGGCCCGGCGCCATCGTCAGCTACGGCGGCATCGATTACGTCGTGCGCGGGTCGGTGACCTACCACGAGGGCCCGTTCGTGTGGTGGGAACACCTCATCGAGGGCGGCACCGGCGAGCCGATCTGGTTTTCCGTCGAGGAAGACGAAGGCCGCCTCGAGTTGGCCATGTGGACCGCCCGCAAGGATCTGCAGTTGCAACCAGGCGGCGAGCACACCGTCGACGGCACCCGATTCCGTGAGTCCGAGCGCGGCCACGCCTCTTACACCAGCGAAGGCACCACCGGTCTACCCGCAGGCGGCGAGATGGACTTCGTCGACTACGCCAACGACGGGGAGACCGCGCTGCTCAGCTTCGAACGCTGGGCGCCGAACATGCCGTGGGAGGTGTCAATCGGCACACCGGTGAGCGAAGGGCAACTGACGGTGTACCCCGCTCCACCGCCTCCGCCGAGCGCGTAA
- a CDS encoding amino acid-binding protein encodes MPSYLLRVQLEDRPGSLGSLAVALGSVGADILSLDVVERAAGYAIDDLVVELPAGAMPDMLITAAENLNGVYVDAIRPHTGLLEAHRELELIDHVAAADGKQKRLQVLVDEAPRVLRVSWCTVIELTESGPKRVVGSPGAPETQAAETPWLPLDHAKALDDEWVPQLWRDMDTTLAAAPLGDHRTAVVLGRPGGPQFRPSEVARLGYLAGIVATILR; translated from the coding sequence GTGCCTTCGTATCTGCTGCGGGTCCAGCTGGAGGATCGACCGGGCAGTCTCGGCTCGCTGGCCGTGGCGCTCGGGTCGGTAGGAGCGGACATCCTGTCGCTCGACGTCGTCGAGCGCGCCGCGGGTTACGCGATCGACGATCTGGTCGTGGAACTGCCCGCCGGTGCGATGCCCGACATGCTGATCACCGCGGCCGAAAACCTCAACGGCGTCTACGTCGACGCCATCCGCCCGCACACCGGCCTGCTCGAGGCACACCGCGAGCTCGAACTCATCGACCACGTGGCCGCCGCCGACGGCAAGCAAAAGAGGTTGCAGGTACTCGTCGACGAGGCGCCGCGGGTGCTGCGCGTCAGCTGGTGCACGGTGATCGAGCTGACCGAATCGGGGCCAAAGCGCGTCGTCGGCAGCCCCGGCGCCCCCGAAACGCAGGCTGCCGAAACACCGTGGCTGCCACTCGACCACGCCAAGGCGCTCGACGACGAGTGGGTGCCTCAGCTGTGGCGCGACATGGACACCACGCTGGCGGCCGCCCCACTGGGTGATCACCGCACCGCGGTCGTGCTGGGACGCCCGGGTGGCCCGCAGTTCCGTCCGTCGGAGGTGGCCCGGCTCGGCTACCTGGCCGGGATCGTGGCGACGATTTTGCGCTGA
- the gatC gene encoding Asp-tRNA(Asn)/Glu-tRNA(Gln) amidotransferase subunit GatC, translating to MSQISRDEVAHLARLARLALTDDELDSYAGQLDAILGHVSQIQAVDVTGVEATDNPLKDVNVFRSDVVEPCLTQAQALAEAPKSVEGRFAVPRILGEAE from the coding sequence GTGTCCCAGATCTCCCGAGACGAGGTTGCCCATCTGGCGCGGCTCGCGCGCCTGGCGCTGACCGATGACGAGCTCGACAGCTACGCCGGCCAGTTGGACGCCATCCTCGGCCACGTCAGCCAGATCCAGGCCGTCGACGTCACCGGCGTCGAAGCCACCGACAACCCACTGAAGGACGTCAACGTTTTCCGCTCCGACGTCGTCGAGCCCTGCCTGACCCAGGCGCAGGCGCTTGCCGAGGCGCCGAAGTCGGTCGAGGGCCGGTTCGCGGTGCCGCGGATTCTGGGGGAAGCGGAATGA